A single genomic interval of Rosistilla ulvae harbors:
- a CDS encoding DEAD/DEAH box helicase family protein: MSDSLPSWEPNWRRRYNSPPDNLIQDFYRPALHRSVRYDRAVGFFSSSLLAAIAPALDKFVGNGGRMRLITSPANLSDDDLEAMGKGRELQKRLEYDLHSEIRRSIPSSIQLNRLKLLTWMIAARRLEVRIALREHPDCYSLFHEKIGVFTDADGNWMSFSGSPNETVGGVLRHSESFPLHRSWSSEDQRAFAEEERCRIDAVWHEQVEGVVTWSVTEWLEAPMRDAFGVREPQPESVVAKSTRRITLPPIEEANALMNSSFEKVSLVPSLPEDLRLHDYQRIAVNDWLAAGGRGTFAMATGTGKTITALAAATQAALHAARSNRPLLVLVVVPLIDLVHQWKGNAEWFGFRPVICHGALRKAEQNKLKAAFSAARSVFDKRAEMVITTAGSLTPVGSKDVTEHFLQRQLQRHNGPILVIGDEMHSLGTPERIAALPKSPDYTLGLSATPKRHGDEEGTDTLLGYFGIPVITINIKDAIYKYETLVPYDYFPCRIDLTSDEADEYRKLSAKIAAAYARGDDQVAENFIRLRNRLKQHAVNKIVRLRELMQSGLSKKTHQIIYVAEGSRPESDIKQLDQVEQILRGDFDMRVARYYGETSTEQRDALQSSLAKGDVHALLAMKCLDEGVDIPSVKIGIITASTQNPRQFVQRRGRLLRRDPKNPKSHATIYDFIVLPPESDGPISDSEKTMIGSELARSAELADAARNHEVLFDIRDWAYHYQLDPEKYVWMQLQGEDEMQEWTS; the protein is encoded by the coding sequence ATGAGCGATTCGTTGCCATCTTGGGAGCCCAACTGGCGGCGGCGATACAACTCCCCGCCTGACAACCTGATCCAAGACTTCTACCGTCCCGCCCTTCATCGAAGCGTTCGCTACGACCGCGCTGTTGGATTCTTTTCATCGTCGCTCTTGGCCGCAATCGCACCAGCTTTGGACAAGTTCGTTGGCAACGGAGGGCGAATGAGACTGATCACTTCACCTGCAAATTTAAGCGACGATGACCTTGAAGCGATGGGAAAGGGGCGAGAGCTTCAAAAACGGCTCGAGTATGATCTTCACTCTGAAATTCGTCGGTCGATTCCAAGCTCGATACAATTGAATCGCTTGAAGCTGCTGACTTGGATGATCGCCGCTCGAAGACTCGAAGTGCGAATTGCACTTCGTGAACACCCCGATTGCTATTCCTTGTTCCATGAAAAGATTGGGGTATTCACGGACGCAGATGGCAATTGGATGTCCTTTTCCGGCAGCCCAAACGAAACCGTTGGTGGCGTGCTTCGGCACTCAGAATCTTTTCCGTTGCATCGAAGCTGGAGCAGCGAAGATCAGAGAGCCTTTGCTGAAGAAGAACGATGCCGCATTGATGCCGTCTGGCATGAGCAAGTCGAGGGCGTAGTTACATGGTCAGTCACCGAATGGCTAGAAGCACCGATGCGAGATGCCTTCGGGGTCCGCGAACCGCAACCCGAATCTGTCGTCGCCAAATCCACTCGCCGGATCACCCTTCCACCGATCGAGGAGGCGAATGCGTTAATGAATTCATCTTTTGAAAAGGTCTCCTTGGTCCCGTCGCTGCCAGAGGATCTTCGGCTTCACGACTATCAACGAATCGCTGTGAATGATTGGCTGGCTGCCGGCGGGCGCGGCACGTTCGCGATGGCGACGGGAACGGGCAAGACGATTACTGCTCTCGCAGCAGCGACCCAGGCGGCTCTCCACGCCGCCCGAAGCAATCGACCGCTTCTGGTCCTTGTCGTTGTACCGTTGATCGACTTGGTTCATCAGTGGAAAGGTAACGCGGAGTGGTTTGGCTTTCGTCCGGTCATTTGTCACGGTGCTCTGAGAAAGGCTGAGCAAAACAAGTTGAAAGCTGCGTTTTCAGCGGCAAGATCGGTGTTCGACAAACGGGCTGAGATGGTGATCACGACTGCGGGAAGCCTGACCCCTGTTGGTTCAAAAGATGTGACTGAACACTTCTTGCAACGACAGCTGCAAAGGCACAACGGACCGATTTTGGTTATCGGTGACGAGATGCATTCGCTTGGCACACCCGAAAGAATCGCCGCACTGCCCAAGTCGCCTGACTATACGCTTGGCTTGTCGGCGACGCCCAAACGCCATGGTGATGAGGAGGGAACCGATACGCTTTTGGGCTACTTTGGTATCCCGGTAATCACCATCAACATTAAAGATGCGATCTACAAGTACGAAACGCTCGTTCCCTACGACTATTTCCCTTGCCGAATTGACCTGACAAGCGATGAAGCGGATGAGTACAGAAAACTTTCCGCCAAGATTGCGGCAGCCTACGCTCGTGGCGACGACCAAGTTGCCGAGAACTTTATTCGGCTTCGCAATCGTCTAAAGCAGCACGCTGTGAACAAAATCGTTCGGCTTCGCGAACTGATGCAGTCTGGACTTAGCAAAAAGACGCATCAAATCATTTACGTCGCCGAGGGAAGTCGTCCCGAAAGTGACATCAAACAGCTCGATCAAGTGGAACAGATTCTTCGAGGTGACTTTGACATGCGAGTGGCTCGCTACTACGGCGAAACCAGTACTGAACAAAGGGATGCCTTGCAAAGTTCCCTGGCGAAAGGGGATGTCCACGCTCTGTTGGCGATGAAGTGCCTGGATGAAGGTGTTGATATACCCTCCGTCAAAATCGGGATCATTACGGCATCAACGCAGAACCCTCGGCAATTTGTCCAGCGGCGAGGAAGGCTGCTTCGCCGCGACCCGAAGAATCCGAAATCACACGCGACGATCTACGACTTTATCGTCCTTCCACCGGAGAGTGACGGTCCAATTTCTGATTCCGAGAAAACCATGATTGGATCAGAGCTGGCCCGTTCGGCTGAGCTAGCCGACGCAGCTCGGAATCATGAGGTGCTGTTCGACATTCGGGACTGGGCCTATCATTACCAACTTGACCCAGAGAAGTATGTCTGGATGCAACTACAGGGCGAAGACGAAATGCAGGAATGGACATCATGA
- the dndE gene encoding DNA sulfur modification protein DndE, producing the protein MHLNKIKLTKDASDRLKQLKARTGLTPNILSRIGFCMSLSDPAIPDPGEYPEEDREFNRYTLLGEWDALYVAMLRQRMLNDELPDDAVEVDYFRAHLNRGVIALSRQVKSIADLASLAIT; encoded by the coding sequence ATGCATCTTAACAAAATCAAACTGACCAAAGATGCGTCCGATCGTTTGAAGCAACTTAAGGCAAGAACTGGGCTGACGCCAAACATCCTAAGCCGCATCGGTTTTTGTATGTCGCTAAGCGATCCAGCCATTCCCGATCCAGGCGAGTACCCAGAAGAGGATCGCGAGTTCAATCGCTACACCTTGCTTGGTGAGTGGGACGCGTTGTACGTCGCAATGCTTCGGCAAAGGATGCTCAACGACGAACTGCCCGATGACGCCGTTGAAGTTGACTACTTTCGCGCTCACTTGAATCGGGGTGTGATTGCATTGAGCCGGCAAGTAAAGTCAATTGCTGACCTGGCTTCTCTGGCCATCACTTAG
- the dndD gene encoding DNA sulfur modification protein DndD, with translation MRIHTLRLNNFGLFRGVTEFDLLPKVKYNKERPVILVGGKNGAGKTTILEAVRLCLYGPLLLGSRVSAREYEEYLRSRVHRNDDALVMNTTASVALEFEHSELGKSHRYTVERSWDIGTKKIKTHLLVQRDGDPIDDLDHAHADDFLRDLIPPGVSQLYFFDGEKIQELAESDDDDAALSDAIRSLLGLDLVERLSGDLQIYANRLQKLDNIDTLQKELDNVEKEIQDKQDRHLKSRIALDEAQSRVDDIAKQIAATEARIAKEGGAFADVRGKLESDRKRLRTAIEDAENQLRQLAEGLLPFSLAKSLCRDLTNQLKNEDRVQGWRSHRTLLQERIERLHIATRKELAGIDGLTDETRGVLADRITQMVGKLGEPPEGLPDVKLVHRLSSDLKESLFEGIRGATEYVPDRAKKVIGQLETDTRDLQKTEAALKKAPKEDQLRPLVERVNDLNREIGGADADLKRALAEYSSAEFSLKEERSRKAKLTDKKSEAEKQGEREQMVESVNAALEEYVRELTADKSRELAQCVRRRFQQLWRKGDIVRRIEIDPISFIVKLYDRHDRVVPKTQLSAGEKQMYAISMLWGLAEVSRRPLPMVIDTPLGRLDGEHRSHLVEHYFPEASHQVIILSTDTEIDETYFNDLKPHLSHVYHLSYEQSQGRTVVSEGYFWNHRNQELTNAS, from the coding sequence GTGAGAATTCATACCCTACGACTGAATAACTTTGGCCTCTTTCGAGGTGTGACCGAATTTGATTTGCTACCCAAGGTCAAATACAACAAAGAGCGTCCTGTTATACTGGTCGGTGGCAAGAACGGCGCCGGCAAAACAACGATCCTCGAAGCCGTGCGGCTCTGCCTATACGGGCCATTGCTGCTAGGCTCCCGCGTATCGGCACGCGAATACGAAGAGTACCTTAGATCTCGCGTTCACCGCAACGACGACGCTCTGGTGATGAATACAACCGCTTCGGTTGCGTTAGAGTTTGAACATTCCGAGCTCGGCAAAAGCCATCGCTACACGGTCGAACGAAGTTGGGACATCGGTACCAAGAAGATTAAGACGCATCTGCTGGTTCAACGCGATGGGGACCCGATTGACGATCTCGATCACGCACACGCCGACGATTTTTTGCGTGATCTGATTCCGCCCGGTGTGTCTCAGCTCTACTTCTTCGATGGTGAAAAAATCCAAGAACTTGCCGAATCCGATGACGACGACGCTGCGCTGTCCGACGCTATTCGTAGTTTGCTTGGTCTTGATTTGGTGGAACGTTTGAGTGGCGACTTGCAAATTTATGCTAACCGACTACAGAAGCTCGACAATATCGACACGCTGCAAAAAGAGCTCGACAACGTCGAGAAGGAGATTCAAGACAAACAAGACCGTCACTTGAAATCCCGAATTGCCCTCGATGAAGCTCAGTCGCGTGTTGACGACATTGCCAAGCAAATCGCAGCCACTGAAGCCCGCATCGCGAAAGAAGGCGGTGCGTTCGCCGATGTTCGTGGGAAGCTTGAGTCAGATCGGAAGCGATTGCGGACCGCGATCGAAGATGCCGAAAATCAACTGCGACAGCTAGCGGAAGGCTTGCTACCATTTTCGCTCGCTAAATCTCTTTGCCGAGACCTCACGAACCAACTCAAGAACGAAGACCGCGTCCAAGGCTGGCGCTCGCATCGAACACTTCTGCAAGAACGCATAGAGCGACTTCACATAGCGACCCGAAAAGAACTTGCTGGAATCGACGGCCTGACCGATGAAACGCGTGGCGTGCTTGCCGACCGAATCACACAGATGGTTGGCAAGTTGGGCGAACCACCCGAAGGCTTGCCTGATGTGAAGTTGGTCCATCGTTTGTCCAGCGATCTTAAAGAGTCATTGTTTGAAGGCATAAGAGGTGCAACGGAGTACGTACCTGATAGGGCAAAGAAGGTGATCGGCCAACTCGAAACCGACACTCGCGATTTGCAAAAAACTGAGGCGGCCTTAAAGAAGGCTCCGAAGGAGGACCAATTGCGGCCACTTGTTGAGCGGGTAAACGACTTGAACCGCGAGATTGGCGGCGCGGATGCTGATCTAAAAAGAGCATTAGCTGAGTACAGCAGTGCCGAATTTTCCCTGAAGGAAGAACGTAGTCGCAAGGCGAAACTGACAGACAAAAAGAGCGAAGCCGAGAAACAAGGCGAACGCGAACAAATGGTGGAAAGCGTGAACGCGGCACTTGAGGAATACGTCAGGGAGCTCACCGCCGACAAGTCCCGCGAGCTCGCGCAGTGTGTCCGCCGCCGCTTTCAACAACTTTGGCGAAAGGGCGATATCGTTCGTCGCATCGAAATCGACCCGATCTCATTCATTGTCAAGCTCTACGATCGTCACGATCGCGTAGTCCCCAAGACCCAGCTATCGGCCGGCGAAAAACAGATGTATGCCATTTCTATGCTTTGGGGACTGGCCGAAGTGTCACGACGCCCCTTGCCGATGGTGATCGATACGCCCCTGGGCCGGCTCGATGGCGAGCACCGCTCGCACTTAGTCGAGCACTATTTTCCCGAGGCGAGCCACCAAGTCATCATCCTCAGCACCGACACGGAAATCGACGAAACATACTTCAACGACCTCAAGCCTCACCTCAGCCACGTTTACCACCTCAGCTACGAGCAGTCCCAAGGGCGAACCGTCGTGAGCGAAGGTTACTTCTGGAACCATCGCAACCAGGAACTGACGAATGCATCTTAA
- the dndC gene encoding DNA phosphorothioation system sulfurtransferase DndC — protein sequence MAKIKIPAVANERNSIFDLKPIDAFIAEVQDVYLADNAPWVLGYSGGKDSTATLQLVWMAIKALPLEKRQKTVYVISSDTFVETPVIVGHIDTNLDAINSAAKAEGLPFEAHKVVPEVSDTFWVCLLGKGYPAPTTRFRWCTARMKISPADKFILGRVAEFGEVVMVLGARRGESATRDQVMKNREIHGSRLRKHSTLLNAFVYAPIEEFSTNDVWTYILQGDNGRSPWGADNSELVGMYKSAAGGECPLVVDNSTPSCGNSRFGCWVCTVVEKDHSMESLVDNGEEWMEPLLDFRNKLATHRLPEVKRKIRSIKRRDGRVWRKKNEDGSEGTPIPGPYLFEFRCEMLRELLEIEQRIRREGPDPNARLIREDELGEIRKIWRTEEQDWRDSVPKIYREVTGEELPGVIDDVTSLTSADASLLQEVCSRHDVPTRLVGKLLDLERDMQGMSRRAGIFKQIDRVFREDWKEEIRARAEVDALIAASEADDEDNE from the coding sequence ATGGCAAAGATCAAGATCCCCGCAGTCGCAAATGAGCGAAACTCGATTTTCGATTTAAAACCGATTGACGCATTCATCGCAGAAGTGCAAGACGTTTACTTGGCTGACAACGCCCCTTGGGTACTGGGCTACAGCGGTGGCAAGGACTCGACGGCGACACTGCAGTTGGTTTGGATGGCGATTAAGGCCCTCCCACTCGAGAAACGTCAAAAGACTGTTTACGTCATTTCATCGGACACATTCGTCGAAACACCGGTCATCGTTGGGCACATCGACACTAACCTCGATGCAATTAATTCAGCCGCCAAAGCCGAAGGCTTGCCTTTCGAGGCGCACAAAGTTGTTCCTGAAGTCTCCGATACCTTCTGGGTTTGCCTGCTAGGAAAAGGTTACCCCGCACCGACGACACGTTTCAGGTGGTGTACCGCACGAATGAAGATCAGCCCGGCCGATAAGTTTATTCTTGGCCGCGTTGCTGAATTCGGCGAAGTTGTGATGGTTTTGGGGGCACGTCGTGGCGAGAGTGCAACGCGTGACCAGGTGATGAAGAACCGCGAGATTCATGGTTCCCGTCTGCGGAAGCACTCCACGCTTTTAAACGCATTCGTTTACGCACCGATTGAAGAGTTTTCAACCAACGACGTTTGGACGTATATCCTCCAAGGTGACAATGGACGATCACCATGGGGGGCTGACAACAGCGAGCTCGTCGGAATGTACAAGAGTGCGGCTGGCGGTGAGTGTCCACTCGTCGTAGACAACAGCACGCCGTCATGCGGCAACAGCCGCTTTGGATGCTGGGTTTGCACTGTCGTCGAGAAAGACCACTCGATGGAGTCGCTCGTAGACAACGGCGAAGAGTGGATGGAACCGCTGCTGGACTTCCGCAACAAGTTGGCAACGCATCGCCTTCCCGAGGTAAAAAGGAAAATTCGATCAATCAAACGACGCGACGGGCGAGTATGGCGTAAGAAGAACGAAGATGGATCGGAGGGAACGCCAATTCCTGGTCCATATCTATTCGAGTTCCGTTGCGAGATGCTCCGCGAGCTATTGGAGATCGAACAACGTATCCGTCGCGAAGGGCCAGACCCCAATGCACGATTGATCCGCGAGGATGAACTTGGTGAGATTCGCAAAATCTGGCGAACCGAGGAACAAGATTGGCGAGACTCGGTTCCGAAGATATATCGCGAAGTCACCGGCGAGGAACTTCCTGGCGTTATTGATGATGTCACAAGCCTGACCAGCGCCGACGCATCTTTGCTGCAGGAGGTTTGTTCAAGGCATGACGTACCGACTCGGTTGGTTGGCAAGTTGCTAGATCTTGAACGTGACATGCAAGGGATGAGTCGCCGTGCTGGCATCTTTAAGCAGATCGACAGAGTGTTTCGCGAAGACTGGAAAGAAGAGATACGGGCGCGAGCGGAGGTGGATGCATTGATTGCAGCATCTGAGGCCGATGACGAGGACAACGAGTGA
- the dndB gene encoding DNA sulfur modification protein DndB: protein MGSEDNVLTFSAIRGVQAGREYYGAMCPLRVVAKFFVFDEEEVGAELRAQRSINRSRVPELTRYIVENPKDYIFSSITASIDGNVEFKPFEANGAGKNLGKLSVPMTSRFLVNDGQHRRAAIEEAVKERPELGDETISVVFFHDAGLRRSQQMFSDLNRHAIRPTKSLGILYDHRDPLSQLARHVVDEVSFFAVLTETEKTTISNRTNKLHTLSSIYQATRTLLGKSKRSKVAAHEKDLAVSFWEETGKLIPDWGLAVDKKVACAELRRDFIHAHGIALQALGGMGASLLADDPSGWKRRLKPIAKIDWSRKNGEVWEGRALVRGKISKALTNVVLTTNYLKQQLGLSLSAAEQQQEAKLQQYKPSER, encoded by the coding sequence ATGGGATCTGAAGACAATGTGTTGACGTTTTCCGCGATTCGTGGTGTTCAAGCTGGTCGCGAGTATTACGGCGCGATGTGTCCGCTACGTGTGGTCGCAAAATTTTTCGTGTTTGATGAAGAAGAAGTCGGAGCTGAGCTGCGCGCGCAGAGATCAATTAATCGTTCTCGTGTGCCGGAATTAACGAGATATATCGTCGAAAATCCTAAAGACTACATCTTCTCGTCCATTACCGCATCCATTGATGGCAATGTTGAATTCAAGCCATTTGAGGCGAATGGGGCTGGTAAAAACCTTGGGAAATTGAGCGTTCCAATGACGTCACGCTTTCTGGTGAATGACGGGCAGCATCGAAGGGCGGCTATTGAGGAAGCTGTTAAGGAACGTCCTGAGTTAGGGGATGAAACAATTTCCGTCGTGTTCTTCCACGATGCAGGGCTAAGACGCAGTCAGCAGATGTTTTCAGATTTGAATCGGCATGCAATACGGCCGACTAAGTCTTTGGGCATATTGTACGATCATCGCGACCCACTGTCTCAACTTGCCCGTCACGTTGTCGACGAGGTAAGTTTCTTTGCGGTTCTTACAGAAACAGAAAAGACGACAATTTCTAACCGAACTAACAAGCTTCACACTCTAAGCAGTATTTACCAAGCAACGCGAACGCTGTTAGGAAAATCCAAGCGTTCAAAGGTTGCTGCTCACGAAAAAGACCTGGCAGTTAGCTTTTGGGAAGAAACGGGTAAGCTGATTCCGGATTGGGGGCTTGCCGTCGATAAAAAGGTCGCGTGCGCCGAACTTCGTCGCGATTTTATTCATGCGCACGGGATTGCATTGCAAGCGCTTGGCGGTATGGGAGCGTCGTTGCTCGCAGATGACCCCAGCGGTTGGAAGCGGCGATTGAAGCCGATCGCGAAAATCGATTGGTCGCGTAAGAACGGCGAAGTTTGGGAAGGTAGGGCACTGGTTCGCGGTAAGATAAGCAAGGCGCTGACGAATGTAGTGCTAACCACTAATTATTTGAAGCAGCAGCTCGGACTTTCTCTATCCGCAGCCGAACAGCAACAAGAAGCGAAGCTCCAGCAATACAAACCTTCCGAACGATAA
- a CDS encoding cysteine desulfurase family protein produces MTAKPIYLDNNATTRTDPVVVAKMLPYLTEHFGNASSVTHEYGLVAGAAVSEAREAVANLLGCDEKAIVFTSGATEANNLALFGVMRAAANGKHLIVSAAEHKTILDPAHRLEREGYDITVLPVDEYGMVSPSTVRAAIRKDTALVSVMHANNEVGSINSICKIGETCRRAGVLFHTDATQTVGTVRFDLSRMPVDLLSLSAHKMYGPKGIGALYVRRGTPRIRVEPLFEGGGHERRMRSGTLPVHQIVGLGEACRLCKANREVESKRLAEIRDQLRHGLAASVVDIQFNGHQTERMPGSLHVSIPGVNSNALMLNLRNDLAVSSGSACTTLAPEPSHVLIAMGIEPSLIPSSLRFGIGRFNTMEEIERVITLVSVAAKKLRKLSVR; encoded by the coding sequence ATGACTGCAAAGCCCATTTATCTGGACAATAATGCGACAACACGAACTGACCCCGTTGTTGTTGCAAAGATGTTGCCCTACTTGACGGAACACTTCGGGAATGCATCTAGCGTTACGCATGAGTACGGGCTGGTTGCGGGAGCTGCAGTGAGTGAGGCGCGTGAAGCTGTCGCAAATTTGCTTGGTTGTGACGAAAAAGCGATTGTCTTCACGAGTGGAGCGACCGAGGCCAATAACCTTGCTTTGTTTGGCGTAATGCGAGCTGCAGCAAACGGGAAGCATTTGATTGTCAGCGCAGCTGAACATAAGACTATTTTAGATCCTGCCCATAGGCTCGAACGTGAGGGCTACGATATCACCGTTTTGCCGGTGGATGAGTACGGAATGGTTTCCCCGAGTACTGTACGGGCTGCAATTCGCAAAGACACCGCGCTTGTGTCGGTTATGCACGCCAACAACGAAGTTGGGTCAATCAATTCGATTTGCAAAATTGGCGAGACGTGCAGACGGGCGGGTGTGTTATTTCATACGGACGCAACGCAGACCGTTGGAACGGTGAGGTTTGATCTTTCCAGGATGCCCGTTGACCTACTGAGCTTGTCTGCTCACAAAATGTATGGACCAAAAGGAATCGGAGCACTCTATGTTCGCCGAGGAACGCCCCGTATTAGGGTTGAGCCTCTATTCGAAGGCGGAGGGCATGAGAGGCGAATGCGAAGCGGGACGTTGCCAGTGCATCAAATTGTCGGGCTTGGGGAAGCGTGCCGGCTTTGTAAAGCAAACCGCGAAGTTGAATCAAAGCGTCTGGCAGAGATTCGCGATCAACTTCGCCACGGTCTTGCGGCATCGGTCGTCGACATTCAATTCAACGGGCATCAAACGGAACGCATGCCAGGTAGTCTCCATGTCTCGATACCTGGGGTGAACAGTAATGCGCTGATGCTAAATCTGCGAAACGACCTGGCGGTGAGTTCAGGATCGGCTTGCACGACGCTTGCGCCGGAGCCGAGCCACGTACTTATCGCGATGGGAATTGAACCCAGCCTGATTCCATCAAGCCTGCGTTTCGGCATCGGGCGATTCAACACGATGGAAGAAATCGAACGAGTTATCACACTCGTTTCGGTTGCTGCGAAAAAACTTCGCAAACTTAGCGTTCGTTGA
- a CDS encoding IS4 family transposase produces the protein MKSQGESMQPTSIAYEFQDIQLGDKRLNDRAEALLASLAANPSASINEACSGWDETKAAYRLLDNPNVDPEAILGAHAEKTLQRIKAQDTVCIAQDTTELDYTAHPPEGVRNLDRLGRRGLYDHSHIAFTPEKLCLGVVGVKFYDRDKEALGTSKKREGQPLHTGEGQRWLDGYRKACEIAGKCPETQIVSLADREGDIYDIFVEADQHETPAQFVIRSQRKRSLPEKDPDGGPAAYKKMRAEIASAQPVAYREVQLPQTPERTKGSGNKQHPGREARTAKLEIRAKRMTLRAPHNKQSSMPPVEISVVWVSEIDGPGDGTEVDWLFLSSLPVDTIAQTLRIVDLYVARWPIEVFFRVFKTGCRVEEIQLEARDRLIRALMFYKVIAWRIMFVTFLGRECPELPCDVVFSEAE, from the coding sequence ATGAAATCTCAAGGTGAAAGCATGCAACCGACCAGTATCGCATACGAATTTCAAGATATTCAACTTGGAGACAAACGTCTCAACGATCGAGCCGAAGCGTTGCTCGCCTCGCTGGCGGCCAACCCTTCGGCCAGTATCAACGAAGCTTGCAGTGGCTGGGACGAAACCAAAGCCGCCTACCGTCTATTGGATAACCCCAACGTCGATCCCGAAGCCATTCTCGGGGCTCACGCTGAAAAGACACTCCAACGAATCAAAGCCCAAGACACCGTTTGCATCGCACAAGATACCACCGAACTGGACTACACCGCGCATCCGCCCGAAGGCGTCCGCAATCTCGATCGCTTAGGCCGCCGTGGACTTTACGATCATTCCCACATCGCCTTCACGCCGGAGAAACTTTGTCTCGGGGTGGTCGGTGTTAAGTTCTACGATCGCGACAAAGAAGCGCTCGGCACCAGCAAGAAGCGAGAAGGCCAACCCCTACACACCGGCGAAGGGCAACGATGGCTCGATGGTTACCGCAAGGCCTGCGAGATCGCCGGAAAATGTCCTGAAACTCAGATCGTTTCGCTGGCCGATCGCGAAGGAGACATCTACGACATTTTCGTCGAAGCCGATCAGCATGAAACACCGGCTCAGTTCGTCATTCGCTCGCAGCGAAAACGCTCGTTGCCGGAGAAAGACCCCGATGGCGGGCCTGCGGCTTATAAGAAAATGCGTGCCGAAATCGCATCCGCCCAGCCGGTCGCTTACCGCGAAGTCCAGCTTCCCCAAACGCCCGAGCGAACCAAAGGATCAGGAAACAAACAACACCCCGGCCGTGAAGCACGCACTGCGAAGTTAGAAATTCGAGCGAAGCGGATGACTCTTCGTGCGCCACACAACAAGCAGTCTTCGATGCCGCCGGTCGAGATCAGTGTCGTTTGGGTGAGCGAGATCGATGGCCCAGGCGACGGAACCGAAGTCGACTGGCTGTTTTTGAGTTCTCTGCCGGTCGACACGATTGCCCAGACGCTGCGGATTGTGGATTTGTATGTGGCTCGTTGGCCAATCGAAGTATTCTTTCGAGTTTTCAAAACTGGCTGCCGGGTCGAAGAGATTCAACTCGAAGCGAGAGACCGACTGATCCGCGCGTTGATGTTTTACAAAGTGATCGCATGGCGGATCATGTTTGTGACCTTCTTAGGCCGCGAGTGTCCAGAGCTTCCCTGTGATGTCGTCTTCAGCGAAGCGGAATAG